One part of the Streptomyces nigra genome encodes these proteins:
- a CDS encoding FAD-dependent oxidoreductase → MSERPSPARVAVVLGGSHTGMLAAQALAGSADRVVVVERDVLPSGPDPRKGLPQSRHVHLLWSGGVRALEELLPGIGADLRAAGARRAPITTDMVALSPRGWFRRWPESHHIVLAGRDLLDATVRSRVLADERIELLDGTEVLDLLGDARAVTGVRLRGRDGRESTLETGLVVDATGRGPSAPRRLAALGLPAPVRREVDSGLAYASRLFLAPEPARDGFPVVNVQADPRAGGPGRAGVLLPIEHGRWLVTLSGTRGGEPGTSDEEFARFAREELRHPVIGELIERAEPLSGVAFTRTTANRRHYYERMPDWPENLTVLGDALAAYNPVYGHGLSVGAQSALILRETVRRYGWGTAGLARRVQKAVARPVGAAWDLAIGQDVFYPGATETGPTLRDRLVAGYVDRLMHTATGNGRIARRVTDVTSLERRAEVLLDPSVLLAAAVGPLKPRLTGPPLTAEEMKKAGLLP, encoded by the coding sequence ATGAGTGAACGACCCTCCCCCGCCAGAGTCGCCGTCGTCCTCGGGGGATCCCATACCGGCATGCTCGCGGCACAGGCCCTGGCGGGGTCCGCCGACCGGGTGGTCGTGGTGGAGCGCGACGTGCTGCCGTCCGGACCCGACCCCCGCAAGGGCCTGCCGCAGTCCCGGCATGTGCATCTGCTGTGGTCGGGCGGGGTGCGGGCGCTGGAGGAGCTGCTTCCGGGCATCGGCGCGGACCTGCGCGCGGCCGGGGCGCGCCGGGCGCCGATCACCACGGACATGGTCGCGCTGTCGCCGCGCGGCTGGTTCCGCCGCTGGCCCGAGTCGCACCACATCGTCCTGGCCGGCCGGGATCTGCTGGACGCGACGGTCCGCTCCCGGGTCCTGGCCGACGAGCGGATCGAACTCCTCGACGGCACCGAGGTCCTGGACCTCCTCGGCGACGCGCGGGCGGTCACGGGCGTACGGCTGCGGGGGCGCGACGGGCGGGAGAGCACCCTGGAGACGGGCCTGGTCGTGGACGCCACCGGCCGGGGCCCGTCGGCGCCCCGCCGGCTGGCCGCGCTCGGGCTGCCCGCGCCCGTGCGGCGCGAGGTCGACTCGGGGCTGGCGTACGCGAGCCGGCTGTTTCTCGCGCCCGAGCCGGCCCGGGACGGCTTCCCGGTGGTCAATGTGCAGGCCGACCCGCGCGCGGGCGGCCCCGGCCGGGCGGGGGTGCTGCTGCCGATCGAGCACGGCCGCTGGCTGGTGACGCTCAGCGGCACACGGGGTGGTGAACCGGGGACGTCCGACGAGGAGTTCGCGCGGTTCGCCCGGGAGGAGCTGCGGCACCCCGTCATCGGCGAGCTGATCGAGCGGGCCGAGCCGCTGTCGGGCGTCGCCTTCACCCGCACCACCGCCAACCGCCGCCACTACTACGAGCGGATGCCGGACTGGCCCGAGAACCTCACCGTCCTCGGCGACGCGCTCGCCGCGTACAACCCGGTGTACGGGCACGGGCTGTCGGTCGGCGCGCAGAGCGCGCTGATCCTGCGTGAGACGGTCCGGCGGTACGGCTGGGGCACGGCGGGGCTGGCGCGGCGGGTTCAGAAGGCGGTGGCGCGGCCGGTCGGGGCCGCCTGGGACCTGGCGATAGGCCAGGACGTGTTCTACCCGGGCGCCACGGAGACCGGGCCGACCCTGCGGGACCGGCTGGTGGCCGGGTACGTGGACCGCCTGATGCACACGGCCACCGGCAACGGGCGGATCGCCCGCCGCGTGACCGACGTGACGTCGCTGGAGCGGCGGGCGGAGGTGCTGCTGGACCCGTCGGTGCTGCTGGCGGCGGCGGTGGGGCCGTTGAAGCCCCGGCTCACCGGACCGCCGCTGACCGCCGAGGAGATGAAGAAGGCGGGGCTGCTGCCCTGA
- a CDS encoding SMP-30/gluconolactonase/LRE family protein, translated as MSAPYEVAVRAEAQLGEGPTWDPASGRLLWIDILGSRLHTYDPVSGRRSVRTVFQHIGAVKPRAGGGLALNLRDGVGLLDPDGAFRWLHHEPVSGRRANDAAVAPDGSLWAGTMRYDEAPGGGTLCRITGDGTAEVVLDDVTVSNGTGWSPDGRLLYYIDTPTRRVDVFDHEDGRVTNRRTFAEIEDGAGFPDGLTVDAEGAVWVALWDGSAVRRYTPDGVLDRVIAFPVPRVTACAFGGPGLTDLYVTTARVGLDSPPPLAGSLFVVPGAGRGAAQPAFAG; from the coding sequence ATGAGCGCCCCCTACGAGGTGGCGGTGCGGGCCGAGGCCCAGCTGGGCGAGGGCCCGACCTGGGACCCCGCGAGCGGCCGCCTGCTGTGGATCGACATCCTGGGCTCCCGCCTCCACACCTACGACCCCGTCTCCGGCCGGCGCTCCGTGCGGACCGTCTTCCAGCACATCGGCGCCGTCAAGCCGCGCGCCGGCGGCGGACTCGCCCTGAACCTCCGGGACGGCGTGGGACTGCTGGACCCGGACGGCGCCTTCCGCTGGCTGCACCACGAGCCGGTGTCCGGCCGCCGCGCCAACGACGCCGCCGTCGCCCCCGACGGCTCGCTGTGGGCCGGCACCATGCGCTACGACGAGGCACCCGGAGGCGGCACGCTGTGCCGGATCACCGGGGACGGCACGGCGGAGGTCGTCCTCGACGACGTGACGGTGAGCAACGGCACCGGCTGGAGCCCCGACGGACGGCTCCTGTACTACATCGACACGCCGACCCGCCGGGTGGACGTCTTCGACCACGAGGACGGCCGGGTGACGAACCGCCGCACCTTCGCCGAGATCGAGGACGGCGCCGGGTTCCCCGACGGGCTGACCGTCGACGCCGAGGGCGCCGTCTGGGTGGCCCTGTGGGACGGCTCCGCGGTACGCCGGTACACCCCCGACGGCGTACTGGACCGGGTGATCGCGTTCCCGGTGCCCCGGGTGACGGCGTGCGCCTTCGGCGGCCCCGGACTGACCGACCTGTACGTCACCACGGCCCGCGTCGGCCTCGACTCGCCCCCGCCGCTGGCGGGTTCGCTGTTCGTGGTGCCGGGCGCGGGGAGGGGAGCGGCGCAACCCGCCTTCGCCGGTTGA
- a CDS encoding IclR family transcriptional regulator has protein sequence MGRLVPAVTRALDILELFLDGDGTLSAPDIVRRLQLPRTTVHELVTTLAARSYIVQVPGQPGRYRLGVRPYQLGSRYAEQLDLAAEGQQVARSVAETCDETVHVAILEGTDVIYIAKVDSTHAVRMVSAAGRRLPAHCTSVGKMLLASLPEGELASRLPDDAELTAMTPNSITDPAVLREALAEIRERQLAVETRESNPDVSCVAAPVRDRTGQVVAALSISVPMIRWGDERRAELEQLAVKGAAELSERLGHRSAA, from the coding sequence GTGGGACGCCTCGTACCTGCCGTGACCCGGGCCCTCGACATACTCGAGCTCTTCCTGGACGGGGACGGCACACTCTCCGCCCCCGACATCGTGCGCCGGCTCCAGCTGCCGCGCACCACCGTGCACGAGCTCGTGACCACCCTCGCCGCCCGGTCGTACATCGTGCAGGTGCCGGGGCAGCCGGGACGGTACCGGCTGGGCGTACGGCCGTACCAGCTCGGCAGCCGGTACGCCGAGCAGCTCGACCTCGCCGCCGAGGGCCAGCAGGTCGCCCGGTCCGTCGCCGAGACCTGCGACGAGACCGTGCACGTGGCCATCCTCGAGGGCACCGACGTCATCTACATCGCCAAGGTCGACTCGACGCACGCCGTGCGCATGGTGTCCGCCGCCGGGCGCCGGCTGCCCGCCCACTGCACCTCGGTCGGCAAGATGCTGCTCGCCTCCCTCCCCGAGGGGGAGCTCGCCTCCCGCCTCCCCGACGACGCCGAACTCACCGCGATGACACCGAACAGCATCACCGACCCCGCCGTCCTGCGCGAGGCCCTCGCGGAGATCCGCGAGCGGCAGCTCGCCGTCGAGACCCGCGAGTCCAACCCGGACGTCTCCTGTGTGGCCGCGCCCGTACGGGACCGCACCGGGCAGGTCGTCGCCGCCCTGTCCATCTCCGTCCCCATGATCCGCTGGGGCGACGAGCGCCGCGCCGAGCTGGAGCAGCTCGCCGTGAAGGGCGCCGCCGAGCTGTCGGAGCGTCTCGGCCACCGGAGCGCGGCATGA
- a CDS encoding DUF2269 family protein, producing the protein MTSTASITVMRLGRRVRRGLLVVHVLASAGWLGLTLGLLALGATAATTGSAAAVEASVRGMKLFADRLLLPLAVLTLVSGLVLALGTHWGLARHRWVFTKFWLTLGTTAATALVLRPAVDTAVAEVAAGGPLPDTGDVLFGPVVSLSAYAFMTMISVLKPWGLTRRGRRLRAEAARARSGRDRPVRQDA; encoded by the coding sequence ATGACCTCCACCGCGTCCATCACCGTCATGAGGCTGGGCCGCCGGGTCCGCCGGGGCCTCCTCGTCGTCCATGTCCTCGCCTCCGCCGGCTGGCTCGGGCTCACGCTCGGACTGCTGGCGCTCGGGGCCACCGCGGCGACCACCGGGTCCGCGGCGGCCGTGGAGGCGTCCGTACGGGGCATGAAGCTGTTCGCCGACCGGCTGCTGCTGCCACTCGCGGTGCTCACCCTGGTCAGCGGGCTGGTGCTGGCGCTGGGCACGCACTGGGGGCTGGCCCGGCACCGCTGGGTGTTCACCAAGTTCTGGCTGACCCTGGGCACCACCGCGGCCACCGCCCTGGTCCTGCGGCCCGCCGTGGACACGGCCGTCGCGGAGGTCGCCGCGGGCGGGCCGCTGCCGGACACCGGGGACGTCCTGTTCGGCCCGGTGGTGTCCCTGTCGGCGTACGCCTTCATGACGATGATCTCGGTGCTGAAGCCCTGGGGGCTCACCCGGCGGGGGCGGCGGCTGCGCGCCGAGGCCGCCCGCGCCCGCTCCGGCCGGGACCGGCCGGTCCGCCAGGACGCCTGA
- a CDS encoding PucR family transcriptional regulator yields the protein MAVPRTATGPAALTRSAWHDVPRFQVRRFAQLVLADAPVLAEEILAEIRREYPHLPVVLDESGEPMALIGIRRAIEVFIGHLETSEGRPTVPPGVFQDFGRGEGYNGRSLDSLQAIYRLGVRLAWRRFAEIGQRVDIPPPAMYELVDAGYEYLDGLVDQSVRGYAEAAARQAGERLRLQRRLMELLLAERHRGDPADALAERAARIGWALPAKVAVGVLLRPAREALAPAVGEGVLLDLEYERPRMVVPEPDAAGRHELLGRALSGWSGAIGPPVPLAEAAKSLRWAEAAVGLMERGLLPAGEVLHCTEHTEALVLLQPEELIDDLAVRCLAPLEHCGPSHGRRLAETLLAWLETRGGAPEVAARLGVHPQTVRYRLRQIRELWGAEIDDPDRRFELELVLRAQRLRGVLGETPR from the coding sequence GTGGCCGTCCCCCGCACCGCCACCGGGCCGGCCGCACTCACCCGCTCGGCCTGGCACGACGTGCCCCGCTTCCAGGTCCGCCGCTTCGCCCAGCTGGTCCTCGCCGACGCCCCCGTGCTCGCCGAGGAGATCCTCGCGGAGATCCGGCGCGAGTACCCCCATCTGCCCGTCGTGCTCGACGAGTCGGGCGAGCCCATGGCCCTCATCGGCATCCGGCGCGCCATCGAGGTCTTCATCGGGCACCTGGAGACATCGGAGGGCCGGCCCACGGTCCCGCCCGGCGTCTTCCAGGACTTCGGCCGCGGCGAGGGCTACAACGGCCGCTCCCTCGACTCCCTCCAGGCCATCTACCGGCTGGGCGTACGGCTGGCCTGGCGCCGCTTCGCGGAGATCGGCCAGCGCGTCGACATCCCGCCGCCCGCCATGTACGAGCTGGTCGACGCCGGTTACGAGTATCTGGACGGCCTGGTCGACCAGTCGGTGCGCGGCTACGCCGAGGCCGCGGCCCGCCAGGCCGGTGAACGCCTGCGGCTGCAGCGCCGGCTGATGGAGCTGCTGCTCGCCGAGCGCCACCGCGGAGACCCCGCCGACGCCCTGGCCGAACGGGCCGCGCGGATCGGCTGGGCGCTGCCCGCCAAGGTCGCCGTCGGCGTGCTGCTGCGCCCGGCGCGGGAGGCGCTCGCCCCCGCCGTCGGGGAGGGCGTGCTGCTCGACCTGGAGTACGAGCGGCCGCGGATGGTCGTCCCCGAACCGGATGCCGCAGGGCGTCACGAACTGCTCGGCCGGGCGCTGAGCGGCTGGTCCGGGGCGATCGGACCGCCCGTGCCGCTGGCCGAGGCGGCGAAGTCGCTGCGCTGGGCCGAGGCCGCCGTGGGGCTGATGGAACGGGGGCTGCTGCCGGCCGGGGAGGTCCTGCACTGCACCGAGCACACCGAGGCGCTGGTGCTGCTCCAGCCCGAGGAACTGATCGACGACCTGGCGGTGCGCTGTCTGGCGCCGCTGGAGCACTGCGGTCCCTCGCACGGACGGCGGCTCGCGGAGACCCTGCTGGCCTGGCTGGAGACCAGGGGCGGGGCCCCGGAGGTGGCGGCCCGGCTCGGGGTGCATCCGCAGACCGTGCGCTACCGGCTGCGGCAGATCCGCGAGCTGTGGGGCGCCGAGATCGACGACCCGGACCGGCGCTTCGAGCTCGAACTGGTGCTGCGCGCCCAGCGGTTGCGCGGGGTGCTCGGCGAGACGCCCCGGTAG
- a CDS encoding DUF3068 domain-containing protein, with the protein MRRTASPLSLILLGLGTFLLVLAPMLAWYVTPRAAVNPVDIDTTAVYKGTGSVFDTERIETVPDRTITVTQRVRGDVAASERSGNAVWDVITTVDTDDSLPAADPHDALDFAPHRWVMDRRTTRPVHCCQESPYIEGEAYLKFPFDVRKRDYQWWDNTGGTTVTMRYSGTEKVQGYSGYRFTAEVAPRKVGTRLVPGSIVGQPERPQVLAEEWYANHGFKLVVDQRTGRVLYAQTGPRRTLRAPGGERDAAVLLDSRKIAFTTATQKEAVRQAERDSGMLRTVGVTLPIGAAVAGGVLAVAGAVLVVRGRRHPESTGTPETPHPSLTM; encoded by the coding sequence ATGCGCCGTACAGCCTCACCCCTCTCGTTGATCCTGCTGGGTCTCGGCACGTTCCTGCTGGTCCTGGCGCCGATGCTGGCCTGGTACGTGACACCGCGGGCCGCCGTGAACCCCGTCGACATCGACACCACAGCCGTCTACAAGGGCACCGGGAGCGTCTTCGACACCGAGCGCATCGAGACCGTGCCGGACAGGACGATCACCGTCACCCAGCGCGTCCGGGGCGACGTGGCGGCGAGCGAGCGCAGCGGCAACGCCGTCTGGGACGTGATCACGACCGTCGACACCGACGACTCGCTGCCGGCCGCCGATCCGCACGACGCGCTGGATTTCGCGCCGCACCGCTGGGTGATGGACCGCAGGACGACCCGGCCGGTGCACTGCTGCCAGGAGAGCCCGTACATCGAGGGCGAGGCGTATCTGAAGTTCCCGTTCGACGTGCGCAAACGCGACTACCAGTGGTGGGACAACACCGGTGGGACGACGGTGACGATGCGGTACTCGGGCACCGAGAAGGTCCAGGGGTACAGCGGCTACCGGTTCACGGCCGAGGTCGCGCCCCGCAAGGTCGGCACCCGGCTGGTCCCCGGGAGCATCGTCGGGCAGCCGGAACGGCCGCAGGTGCTGGCCGAGGAGTGGTACGCCAACCACGGGTTCAAGCTGGTCGTGGACCAGCGCACGGGCCGGGTGCTCTACGCGCAGACCGGTCCGCGCCGCACCCTGCGGGCACCGGGCGGCGAGCGGGACGCGGCGGTCCTGCTGGACAGCCGGAAGATCGCGTTCACCACGGCCACGCAGAAGGAGGCCGTGCGGCAGGCCGAGCGGGACAGCGGGATGCTCCGCACGGTCGGGGTGACGCTGCCGATCGGGGCGGCCGTGGCGGGCGGTGTGCTCGCGGTGGCCGGTGCCGTACTGGTGGTCCGGGGACGCAGGCACCCGGAATCGACCGGTACGCCGGAGACGCCCCACCCTTCTCTCACGATGTGA
- a CDS encoding glycosyltransferase family 4 protein — protein sequence MPQHVPPPLRATLPCASRLHPSTLPPQPRRIVFLAHRDLGNRAAGGSELLVDRLADGLTRLGHQVTLLCGGPAAYRDYRVVSAGGPFDHYLRARSAFARQVGDCDLLVEVCNGMPYLAPLWHRGPTLRLVNHVHTDLWPMRFGGPLTPAARLGRRLEHWALAGTRQRGLLVAVSPSTAHALRAIGVERERIRVVHNGVEEPGPLGERSPEPLFVAVGRLVEYKRIDLLLRLWERVRPVTGGRLVIVGDGPERRRLEELAGPGVEFTGHVSEAEKHRLLCAAWLLLHPSAVEGWGLVVTEAAARETPAVAFDVPGLRDSVVDGETGVLARGESSFAAAWCTLALSGHRRELMGKAARDRAARYRWERTVRQFRAVAAEAVSRGDRTP from the coding sequence ATGCCCCAGCACGTGCCTCCGCCGCTGCGCGCGACACTCCCCTGCGCGTCGCGGCTGCACCCTTCGACGCTCCCCCCACAACCGCGCCGAATCGTTTTTCTAGCCCATCGCGACCTGGGCAACCGCGCCGCGGGCGGCTCCGAGCTGCTCGTCGACCGGCTCGCCGACGGCCTCACCCGGCTCGGCCACCAGGTCACCCTGCTGTGCGGGGGCCCGGCGGCCTACCGCGACTACCGGGTCGTCTCCGCGGGCGGCCCCTTCGACCACTATCTGCGGGCGAGATCCGCCTTCGCCCGCCAGGTCGGCGACTGCGACCTGCTCGTCGAGGTCTGCAACGGCATGCCCTATCTCGCCCCGCTGTGGCACCGCGGACCGACGCTGCGGCTGGTCAACCATGTGCACACCGATCTGTGGCCGATGCGGTTCGGCGGCCCGCTGACCCCCGCCGCCCGGCTCGGCCGGCGCCTGGAGCACTGGGCGCTCGCCGGGACCCGGCAGCGGGGCCTGCTGGTCGCCGTCTCCCCGTCCACCGCCCACGCCCTGCGGGCCATCGGCGTCGAGCGGGAGCGCATCCGCGTCGTGCACAACGGTGTGGAGGAGCCGGGGCCGCTCGGCGAGCGGTCGCCCGAGCCGCTGTTCGTCGCCGTCGGACGGCTCGTCGAGTACAAGCGGATCGATCTGCTGCTGCGGCTGTGGGAACGGGTGCGGCCCGTGACCGGCGGGCGGCTGGTGATCGTCGGCGACGGACCCGAGCGGCGACGGCTGGAGGAACTCGCCGGGCCCGGCGTGGAGTTCACCGGCCATGTCTCCGAGGCGGAGAAGCACCGGCTGCTGTGCGCGGCCTGGCTGCTGCTGCACCCCTCGGCCGTGGAGGGGTGGGGGCTCGTCGTCACCGAGGCCGCCGCCCGTGAGACACCTGCCGTCGCCTTCGACGTGCCCGGGCTGCGGGACTCCGTCGTGGACGGCGAGACCGGGGTGCTGGCACGCGGCGAGTCCTCGTTCGCCGCCGCCTGGTGCACGCTGGCGCTGTCCGGGCACCGCCGGGAGCTGATGGGGAAGGCCGCGCGGGACCGGGCGGCGCGCTACCGCTGGGAGCGGACGGTGCGGCAGTTCCGCGCGGTGGCCGCGGAGGCGGTGAGCCGTGGCGACCGTACGCCGTAG
- a CDS encoding class I SAM-dependent methyltransferase, with protein MATVRRSGRPRGSPETRPVRDPSLRRSLALFRAFLHEQDDPVSCYTLLARDAADQLEAYGGPLAGRTVVDVGGGSGYFLEEFRRRGADAYLFEPDARELGARPPEGAVVADGYLLPLRDGATDVTFSSNVLEHVADPGTFLSELVRVTRPGGLLYVSFTNWLSPWGGHEWAPWHYLGAERARARYRRRTGRDAKHTLGENLFAVHVGSTLRQVRARHDVEIVSARSRYWPFLAEAVVKAPGLREFATWNLLLILRRCPP; from the coding sequence GTGGCGACCGTACGCCGTAGCGGGCGGCCGCGCGGCTCCCCCGAGACCCGGCCCGTCCGCGACCCGTCGCTGCGCCGGTCCCTCGCCCTGTTCCGCGCGTTCCTGCACGAGCAGGACGACCCCGTGTCCTGCTACACGCTGCTCGCCCGGGACGCCGCCGACCAGCTCGAGGCGTACGGCGGTCCCCTCGCCGGGCGGACCGTCGTGGACGTCGGCGGCGGCAGCGGGTACTTCCTGGAGGAGTTCCGGCGCCGGGGCGCCGACGCGTACCTCTTCGAACCGGACGCCCGGGAGCTGGGGGCGCGGCCGCCCGAGGGGGCCGTGGTCGCCGACGGCTATCTGCTGCCCCTGCGCGACGGGGCCACCGACGTCACCTTCTCCTCCAATGTGCTGGAGCATGTGGCCGACCCGGGGACCTTTCTGAGCGAGCTGGTCCGGGTGACCCGTCCCGGCGGGCTGCTCTACGTGTCGTTCACCAACTGGCTGTCCCCGTGGGGCGGTCACGAGTGGGCGCCCTGGCACTACCTGGGCGCCGAGCGGGCCCGCGCCCGCTACCGGCGGCGCACCGGACGCGACGCCAAGCACACCCTCGGCGAGAACCTGTTCGCCGTGCACGTCGGCAGCACCCTGCGGCAGGTCCGCGCCCGGCACGACGTGGAGATCGTGTCGGCGCGCTCCCGCTACTGGCCGTTCCTCGCGGAGGCCGTCGTGAAGGCGCCCGGCCTGCGCGAGTTCGCCACCTGGAACCTCCTCCTCATCCTCAGGCGGTGTCCACCATGA